A region of Moorena producens PAL-8-15-08-1 DNA encodes the following proteins:
- a CDS encoding DUF721 domain-containing protein, whose amino-acid sequence MLKSLNQILDRITNQPEWEGIQRLSYLIKSWSEIVGMNIANHTRPYAISRDILYVATSSSVWAQELKFKRRMLLKRLNASWSEPLVDIHFSPAQWRKTQVLGNGYSQSELTPNHRHPSTILPMSSSLVSEELEYTENRESCEATDTTTDTNTDTTTDTTLANRLGYANRPEAAFKHWAKMMQMRSQNLPLCPQCQCPTPPGELQRWDVCGLCAIKQWQI is encoded by the coding sequence ATGCTTAAATCACTCAATCAGATCTTAGATAGGATTACAAATCAGCCGGAGTGGGAAGGTATACAACGCTTGTCATACCTAATTAAGTCTTGGTCTGAAATAGTAGGAATGAATATAGCTAATCATACCAGACCCTATGCTATCTCTAGGGATATCTTATATGTGGCTACCTCTAGCTCTGTTTGGGCACAAGAACTAAAATTTAAGCGCCGGATGTTGTTGAAACGGCTTAATGCTAGTTGGTCTGAACCCCTAGTTGACATCCACTTTTCTCCGGCTCAGTGGCGGAAAACACAAGTTTTGGGCAATGGCTATTCACAATCTGAGTTGACCCCAAACCATAGACATCCTAGCACCATCTTGCCAATGTCTTCATCACTGGTTTCTGAGGAATTGGAGTACACAGAAAACAGAGAAAGTTGTGAAGCCACTGACACAACTACTGACACAAATACTGACACAACTACTGACACAACTCTGGCCAATAGGCTAGGCTACGCGAACAGACCCGAAGCAGCGTTTAAACATTGGGCAAAGATGATGCAGATGCGATCGCAAAATTTACCACTTTGTCCTCAGTGTCAGTGTCCGACTCCACCAGGAGAACTTCAGCGTTGGGATGTCTGTGGTCTTTGTGCTATTAAGCAATGGCAAATTTAG
- a CDS encoding filamentous hemagglutinin N-terminal domain-containing protein: MALDVLKRYNTQLGLALCLAISGAYAFSVNQANAQITPDATLPQGERSQLDLGSGEVNGKIVDLIKGGAIRDINLFHSFVEFNIDKGQRVYFANPAGIQNILSRVTGANPSNILGTLGVDGGANLFLINPKGIFFGDKAKLDVSGSFVGTTADGIGFGNRGVFSASNPEPPSPLLTVNPNVFFFNQIPGKITSQAKLEKLAVDNLLLLGGDIEVSKKDNKKDSKISTNQGGNILLAGLGAPGEVALTQEGDKLGLDFPDGVKKGNVVIKDSAIETSVAKDSDVDGGDIRIIADSLEVENTEKKKDRGIFTKTENNGRKSGDISISADNSVLIKSSANKERQGIFTITDDKGGEGGKITIDAGSLTVTVESEKKKQRKKDQGIFTINKADGQKSGDISITADDSVSIKSTVEKERHGIFTITDKKGGEGGKITIDAGSLTVETARREQGIFTITKASQKGGDIIITADDSVSIIASNKGSQHGIFTLTDYNKDKKKDDPDGQPGGSIQITAGSLMVDSEKEEPGISARTGGDSDSGSITIDVSGNVELKNRGIIQTEQRKSKKQGGPGDVTLNVDGDVTLYDRSRLQIENEGDGSGGKITILAGGAVNVIFDSRIENTAEARDRKIRQASSEPRSGGILIEAASLSIDARNPRDPKSKRGQNGGIRAKTEDSPIPDGNPIDIRVGSLTMIGSGSSQNTKDAGITANTSGDGKGGRLTIIVEGDFIMKDRAKIEASAKNDKTGNGGEITIEAASISLSGRSFIRTDARTQAKGNPGNITITAKDKIEINNSDIRSDIDFNTGNPERAKENPGTFGNITIKARSLSLQDGGILKTATKGNIPAGNIKVNATDFVEISGSGFVPSAIVTESELGSQDLGNNTFKLGTIEVNTDGKLTVSNGAVISARSTGEFTGGDITINAKEVEVTAGGEILSTATSSNLEEVLGVTAEGELETQPLDLDGAQRTGKPGNAGNIRINASEQVIVSGSAPKSSKSTVARIDKRLKRQNKDVDGRNQRLQEKLEKENNKLLKQQDELKQLKDKLKDNLSEKDIEKVKRDIEKKSKDIEKRQQDIENEIDKRQRQNREDKIKAFSDILEIQNDIPESRISVGATRGSDAGDLTIKTKNLTVEDGGRISVSAVPLDQDGFPERNVPQSERGVAGTLEIKAESLTLDNGKLIAATGKSTDPQTNSEDAANIDINVSGLTTLDNNSLILADATGNDVKGGNITIEGGLLILFPSDGETGNDIFANAEEGQGGEISITLQGLFGNFRLQEGPTRFNDISAINLQGNSSLDGLLQIDAAVNPTQDPEILPTSLVDPSALIVANCPRSGKVAVDELGEFIVTGRGGLPPSPLDPITQRSVLVDWVTLDTEEDEEETIKEAKSTPTPDVSYLPMRGKRRTASTPTPARPKKKIVEAQGWTVGEDGTIILTAEPNNGTPKSNWYSPRSCGSKG; encoded by the coding sequence ATGGCATTAGATGTGTTGAAACGCTATAACACTCAGTTAGGTTTAGCCCTATGCTTAGCCATTAGTGGAGCGTACGCATTTTCAGTAAACCAAGCTAATGCTCAGATTACTCCTGATGCTACTTTGCCCCAGGGGGAAAGGTCACAGCTAGACCTGGGCTCTGGTGAGGTAAATGGGAAAATTGTTGATCTAATTAAGGGAGGAGCAATCCGAGATATCAACTTGTTCCACAGTTTCGTTGAGTTTAATATCGACAAAGGGCAAAGGGTTTATTTTGCTAATCCAGCTGGGATTCAAAATATTCTGTCTCGGGTAACTGGTGCGAATCCCTCTAATATTCTTGGCACCTTGGGTGTCGATGGTGGAGCGAATTTGTTCTTGATTAATCCCAAGGGAATTTTCTTTGGGGATAAGGCGAAGCTGGATGTATCGGGGTCATTTGTGGGCACCACTGCTGATGGGATTGGGTTTGGCAATCGAGGAGTTTTTAGTGCCTCTAATCCAGAGCCGCCATCGCCATTGCTGACCGTTAATCCTAATGTATTCTTCTTTAATCAAATTCCCGGTAAGATTACCAGTCAAGCTAAGTTAGAGAAGCTAGCGGTTGATAACCTGTTGTTGCTCGGTGGTGATATTGAGGTTAGTAAGAAAGATAATAAGAAAGATAGTAAGATATCCACTAATCAAGGTGGGAATATTTTGTTAGCGGGATTGGGCGCACCAGGAGAAGTAGCATTAACTCAAGAGGGTGACAAGCTGGGTTTAGATTTTCCCGATGGCGTCAAGAAAGGGAATGTTGTCATTAAGGATAGCGCTATAGAAACTTCGGTAGCAAAAGATAGCGATGTTGATGGTGGTGACATTAGGATTATTGCTGATTCTTTGGAAGTAGAAAACACCGAAAAGAAGAAAGACCGGGGTATTTTTACTAAAACTGAGAATAATGGTAGGAAAAGTGGTGATATTAGTATAAGTGCTGATAACTCAGTCTTGATTAAGTCTAGTGCTAATAAAGAGCGCCAGGGAATTTTTACGATTACCGATGACAAAGGTGGAGAAGGCGGAAAAATTACTATCGACGCTGGCTCGTTGACAGTGACAGTAGAAAGCGAAAAGAAAAAACAGAGAAAAAAAGACCAGGGAATCTTCACCATAAATAAGGCAGATGGTCAGAAAAGTGGTGATATTAGTATCACAGCTGATGACTCAGTATCGATTAAGTCTACTGTTGAAAAAGAGCGCCACGGAATCTTTACGATCACCGATAAAAAAGGTGGAGAAGGCGGAAAAATTACTATCGACGCTGGCTCGTTAACAGTAGAGACGGCTCGAAGAGAGCAGGGAATATTCACCATAACTAAGGCAAGTCAAAAAGGCGGTGATATTATCATCACCGCTGATGACTCAGTTTCGATTATTGCTTCTAATAAAGGAAGTCAGCATGGAATCTTTACCTTAACTGATTACAATAAAGATAAGAAAAAAGATGACCCAGATGGTCAACCAGGAGGAAGTATTCAAATTACTGCTGGCTCGCTAATGGTGGACTCTGAAAAAGAAGAGCCGGGGATTTCCGCAAGAACAGGGGGAGATAGTGATAGCGGCAGCATTACCATTGATGTGAGTGGCAATGTAGAACTAAAAAATAGAGGTATCATTCAAACTGAACAACGTAAAAGCAAAAAACAGGGTGGTCCAGGGGATGTGACCTTAAATGTCGATGGCGATGTTACCCTCTATGATAGGAGTAGACTTCAGATCGAAAATGAAGGGGATGGATCTGGTGGTAAAATTACCATCTTGGCTGGGGGAGCAGTTAATGTCATATTCGACAGTAGAATTGAGAATACTGCTGAAGCAAGAGATCGTAAAATTAGACAAGCCTCATCGGAACCAAGGAGCGGTGGTATTTTAATCGAAGCTGCTTCCCTCTCCATTGATGCTCGCAATCCCAGGGATCCTAAATCCAAAAGAGGTCAAAACGGTGGAATTAGGGCTAAGACTGAAGACTCCCCTATCCCTGACGGGAATCCCATAGACATCCGTGTGGGGTCACTGACCATGATTGGATCTGGCAGCTCTCAAAACACTAAGGATGCTGGTATAACTGCTAATACATCAGGAGATGGCAAGGGAGGCAGGCTCACAATCATCGTTGAGGGAGACTTCATCATGAAAGATCGAGCCAAAATTGAAGCGTCAGCCAAAAATGACAAGACAGGCAATGGTGGCGAGATAACCATTGAAGCTGCTTCAATTTCCTTAAGCGGTAGAAGCTTTATCAGAACTGATGCTAGAACACAAGCTAAGGGAAATCCTGGCAATATCACCATAACCGCTAAGGATAAGATTGAGATTAACAACAGCGACATCAGAAGTGACATAGATTTTAATACTGGAAACCCAGAGCGCGCCAAAGAAAACCCAGGAACCTTTGGTAACATTACCATTAAAGCTCGCTCTCTATCCCTCCAAGATGGAGGGATACTGAAAACTGCTACTAAGGGCAACATTCCAGCAGGTAATATTAAAGTCAATGCCACGGATTTTGTGGAAATTTCTGGGAGTGGCTTTGTACCTAGTGCCATAGTCACCGAAAGTGAACTAGGCTCCCAGGATCTTGGAAACAATACCTTTAAGCTAGGAACGATTGAGGTCAATACCGATGGTAAATTAACCGTATCAAATGGCGCAGTCATCAGCGCTCGCAGCACCGGTGAATTTACAGGCGGTGATATAACAATTAATGCTAAGGAAGTAGAGGTCACCGCAGGGGGAGAAATTCTTTCTACTGCCACCAGTAGTAACTTAGAAGAAGTATTAGGCGTCACGGCAGAGGGAGAACTTGAGACTCAACCCTTAGATTTAGATGGTGCTCAGAGGACTGGTAAACCTGGTAATGCTGGCAATATTAGGATTAACGCTTCAGAGCAAGTTATTGTTAGTGGGAGTGCTCCAAAATCATCAAAATCCACTGTTGCTAGGATTGATAAGAGACTGAAACGACAAAATAAAGATGTGGATGGCAGAAATCAGCGACTGCAAGAAAAACTTGAAAAAGAAAATAATAAACTCCTCAAACAGCAGGATGAATTAAAACAACTCAAGGATAAACTCAAGGATAACCTTTCCGAAAAAGACATAGAAAAAGTAAAACGAGATATAGAAAAAAAATCAAAAGATATAGAAAAAAGACAACAAGATATAGAAAATGAAATAGACAAACGACAACGGCAAAACCGTGAAGACAAAATCAAGGCGTTCAGTGATATCCTTGAGATTCAAAATGATATCCCTGAAAGCAGGATTTCAGTTGGAGCCACCAGAGGTAGCGATGCTGGAGACTTGACCATAAAAACCAAAAACCTAACTGTCGAAGATGGAGGACGAATATCAGTAAGCGCTGTGCCATTAGATCAGGATGGTTTTCCAGAGAGAAACGTGCCTCAGAGCGAGCGAGGAGTCGCTGGCACACTGGAAATTAAGGCTGAGTCTCTTACCCTAGACAACGGCAAACTTATAGCTGCTACTGGAAAATCAACCGACCCACAAACCAACAGCGAAGATGCAGCAAATATCGATATCAATGTATCAGGATTGACAACACTCGATAACAACAGCCTAATCTTGGCTGATGCTACAGGTAATGATGTCAAAGGCGGGAACATCACTATTGAAGGCGGATTACTGATCCTATTTCCCTCTGACGGTGAAACAGGTAACGATATCTTTGCTAATGCTGAAGAAGGCCAAGGTGGAGAGATAAGCATCACCCTGCAAGGCTTGTTTGGAAACTTCAGGTTACAGGAAGGTCCAACTCGATTTAATGATATCTCTGCTATTAATTTGCAGGGTAATTCGTCTTTGGATGGGTTGTTGCAGATCGATGCTGCAGTTAATCCTACCCAGGATCCTGAGATCTTACCAACATCACTAGTTGACCCTTCAGCATTAATTGTCGCTAACTGTCCCAGGAGTGGAAAAGTAGCAGTAGATGAACTCGGTGAATTCATTGTTACTGGACGGGGTGGCTTACCCCCAAGTCCCCTAGACCCAATTACTCAACGGTCTGTACTGGTAGATTGGGTTACCCTTGATACTGAAGAAGATGAAGAAGAGACCATCAAAGAAGCTAAGTCTACTCCTACTCCTGATGTTAGTTACTTACCAATGAGAGGGAAACGCCGCACTGCCTCTACTCCTACTCCTGCTCGTCCCAAGAAGAAAATAGTGGAAGCTCAGGGTTGGACAGTGGGCGAGGATGGTACAATTATCTTGACGGCTGAACCGAATAATGGTACTCCTAAGAGTAATTGGTATAGTCCTAGATCTTGTGGTAGCAAGGGTTGA
- a CDS encoding SPOR domain-containing protein, with product MSQNSSVNSSPSSTGNYNLNSVLQAALSSLDVQLEEELARYRRRRVGRPVMTNRSLGRNRARKPLELISVGEVQQKSSPSQTNKTIPQLKQPSTIPLPNLTAKGTTSLKQPQEPLVEQTESLDSLLSQSPKPTQPPVVSQYNNGESASNGIQKEATEQLKPPEKLPEKSGSLIKLGANQTQPEDYLESSEKLLQSLAEDQEEFDNQKQVSYQLLTPLNVGFMVLLLLLSATLPYIFSNPSVLSNLDLSQLISSIIPKISKTPQEIKPDQPQQTESLPNSPLQGGPNLASEEFVDLNLHTLSQVEATPGPQQKPFYTKDVPIPKVVESAPKVVTRPMPPKGSSLSSVLLPSVQPLQKVPLSSLPTSSGSLVPPGRRAQSGLLQPAISETLQNQAASLRTVVEESLPAPDPFYYVVINYDGKRALQQARTIVPDAYVRKLSQGTRIQMGAFKFEHEAQGLVEKLQQQGISASIYRP from the coding sequence ATGAGCCAAAACTCCTCAGTTAATTCATCCCCTAGCTCGACGGGTAACTACAACCTCAACTCCGTTTTACAAGCTGCTCTGAGTAGCCTTGATGTACAACTAGAGGAAGAATTAGCGCGCTACCGACGTCGAAGAGTAGGACGCCCAGTCATGACTAACCGTAGTCTTGGTCGTAACCGGGCGCGTAAACCCCTAGAGTTAATTTCTGTGGGTGAGGTACAACAGAAATCCTCACCATCGCAGACAAACAAGACCATCCCTCAACTAAAGCAGCCATCAACCATTCCACTGCCAAACCTAACAGCCAAGGGGACAACTTCTCTCAAACAACCACAAGAGCCATTGGTTGAGCAGACTGAATCCCTAGATTCCCTGTTATCACAGTCCCCAAAACCTACTCAGCCACCAGTTGTCTCCCAGTATAATAATGGTGAAAGTGCTAGTAATGGTATTCAGAAAGAGGCTACGGAGCAACTTAAGCCTCCTGAAAAATTGCCTGAAAAATCAGGTAGTTTGATCAAGTTAGGGGCTAACCAAACCCAGCCAGAAGATTATCTCGAATCATCAGAAAAACTACTACAGAGTCTGGCAGAAGATCAAGAAGAATTTGACAACCAAAAGCAGGTGTCTTACCAACTGCTGACTCCGTTAAATGTCGGTTTCATGGTACTTTTGCTGTTGTTAAGCGCTACCCTACCCTATATCTTCTCCAATCCCTCGGTGTTAAGTAATCTGGATCTGTCCCAGCTGATTAGCTCCATCATTCCCAAGATCTCCAAAACCCCCCAGGAAATTAAACCAGATCAACCACAACAGACTGAGTCGCTTCCTAATTCTCCCCTACAGGGTGGTCCTAATTTGGCTTCTGAGGAATTTGTAGACTTGAACTTACATACCCTTTCTCAAGTGGAAGCTACTCCAGGACCGCAGCAAAAACCTTTTTATACAAAAGATGTCCCAATACCAAAGGTGGTTGAATCAGCTCCTAAGGTGGTAACTAGACCGATGCCTCCTAAAGGATCTTCCTTATCTTCAGTACTTTTGCCTTCTGTTCAACCACTCCAAAAGGTTCCCCTGTCATCATTACCAACAAGCTCAGGCTCTTTAGTACCCCCAGGAAGACGGGCACAGTCAGGATTACTTCAACCAGCTATATCTGAAACACTCCAGAATCAAGCCGCATCTCTAAGAACAGTGGTAGAGGAGTCTTTACCTGCGCCCGATCCTTTCTACTATGTGGTGATCAACTACGATGGTAAACGTGCCCTACAGCAAGCTAGGACAATTGTTCCTGATGCCTATGTGCGCAAATTATCTCAAGGTACCCGCATTCAGATGGGAGCGTTCAAATTTGAACATGAAGCACAAGGTTTGGTAGAAAAACTCCAGCAACAGGGAATTTCTGCTTCGATTTATCGTCCTTGA
- a CDS encoding glycosyltransferase family 2 protein: MKFSVVITTYNRLDLLKRAIESALAQTFTCEIVIVDNGSSDGTEDYVQERSEALTRAGEQSLIYHRNSDNMGHSKAVNQGVELATGDWIKLLDDDDYLARNCIEEMANAIALHPKAVICSCQSAQVDTLGAELSITRQVGSPQRLYIAQEDIHYGMLLEMVPFGTPAQVAFSRDGFLSSGGWDSSLDTNFDDIDSWIQIAQFGDAIFINKCLAYRTIWSGAYNHKFSFQKRLKTHISIKEKIYALVSEKYQGKLPLLWELGAYLRLHWGLVALKRGKLISAAKLLFPECFSPIAFSPIAWKLLLLRNTLGCAPQLYHKLPL, from the coding sequence ATGAAATTCAGCGTTGTTATCACGACTTATAATCGCCTAGATCTACTCAAGCGCGCGATTGAAAGCGCACTTGCTCAGACATTTACCTGTGAGATTGTTATCGTTGACAACGGTTCGTCTGATGGAACCGAAGATTATGTCCAAGAGCGCAGTGAAGCCTTGACACGTGCTGGTGAGCAGAGCTTGATTTATCACCGAAATTCCGATAATATGGGCCACTCGAAAGCGGTAAATCAAGGGGTAGAGTTGGCAACTGGTGATTGGATCAAGCTGTTGGATGATGATGACTACTTAGCCAGGAACTGCATTGAAGAAATGGCTAATGCGATCGCATTACATCCGAAAGCCGTGATTTGCTCTTGCCAATCGGCTCAAGTAGATACCTTAGGAGCAGAGCTAAGTATAACACGGCAAGTAGGTTCACCGCAAAGGTTATATATAGCCCAAGAAGACATTCATTATGGAATGCTTCTAGAAATGGTACCGTTTGGGACCCCTGCGCAAGTGGCGTTTTCCCGTGATGGTTTTCTGAGTTCCGGTGGTTGGGATTCTAGCTTAGATACCAACTTTGATGATATTGATTCCTGGATTCAAATCGCTCAGTTTGGGGATGCTATATTTATCAATAAGTGTTTAGCTTACCGGACGATTTGGTCTGGTGCTTATAATCATAAGTTTTCGTTCCAGAAACGTCTTAAAACCCATATTTCCATTAAGGAAAAAATTTATGCACTAGTCAGTGAAAAATACCAAGGTAAACTCCCCTTACTCTGGGAATTGGGGGCTTATCTGAGATTACACTGGGGTTTAGTAGCCCTTAAACGAGGTAAGTTGATCAGTGCCGCTAAGTTATTGTTTCCTGAGTGTTTTTCACCGATTGCTTTTTCACCGATTGCTTGGAAGTTGCTGTTACTTAGAAATACTCTCGGGTGCGCACCCCAATTATACCACAAGTTACCCCTTTAA
- a CDS encoding PspA/IM30 family protein: MALLDRMLRIIRASVNSLISQAEDPEKILEQAVDDMQQDLIHMRQAVAQAIATQKRTERQASQAQAAAEQWYRRAQLALSAGDDNLARDALTRRKSHQVTVTTMNAQLSQQAELVSKLKEELRTLEQKISEARTKKNLYIARANSAKASMKINEMLGNVGTSSALSAFEKMEDKVMELEARSEAMAELGSNQLDQKFAAIEANDDVEAELAAMKANLIQGTDTPQLPSTQAE, encoded by the coding sequence ATGGCATTATTAGATCGTATGTTGAGAATCATTCGTGCTAGCGTTAATAGTCTGATTAGCCAAGCTGAAGATCCTGAGAAAATCCTGGAACAGGCTGTCGATGATATGCAGCAGGATTTGATTCACATGCGTCAGGCTGTAGCTCAAGCGATCGCTACCCAAAAACGCACCGAACGACAAGCCTCTCAGGCTCAAGCCGCTGCTGAGCAATGGTACCGTCGCGCTCAGTTAGCCTTGTCAGCAGGAGACGACAACTTGGCACGGGATGCCCTGACCCGGCGGAAATCTCATCAGGTGACCGTCACAACCATGAACGCTCAGCTTTCCCAGCAAGCTGAGCTTGTGTCCAAGCTCAAGGAAGAGCTGCGTACCCTAGAACAGAAAATCTCAGAGGCGAGAACCAAAAAGAACTTGTATATTGCTCGGGCTAACTCAGCTAAAGCATCCATGAAAATTAATGAGATGCTCGGTAATGTAGGTACCAGTAGTGCCTTGAGCGCTTTTGAAAAGATGGAAGATAAGGTAATGGAGCTTGAAGCCCGGTCTGAGGCAATGGCTGAGTTAGGTAGCAATCAACTCGATCAGAAATTTGCCGCTATCGAAGCTAACGATGATGTGGAAGCTGAGTTAGCCGCCATGAAAGCTAATCTGATTCAAGGAACAGACACTCCTCAATTACCCTCAACTCAGGCAGAATAA
- a CDS encoding PspA/IM30 family protein: protein MGLFDRLSRVVRANLNDMVSKAEDPEKILDQAIVDMQEDLVQLRQAVARSIAEQKRTEQQYNKNQTEANNWQKRAQLALSKGDENLAREALVRKKTNSDTAATLKTQLDQQTNQVNTLKRNLVALEGKISEAKTKKNMLKARAQAAKANEKLQQTMGSINTSGSLAAFERMEQKVLEMEARSEAAHELGGADLESQFRLLEGNDVDDELATMKAQLAGGSVSQEALPASEEKKSTSSDSPVDKELEDLRKQIDNL, encoded by the coding sequence ATGGGATTATTTGATCGCCTTAGCAGAGTGGTCAGAGCTAATCTGAACGATATGGTTAGCAAGGCTGAGGATCCAGAAAAGATTCTGGATCAAGCTATTGTTGATATGCAAGAGGATCTGGTTCAATTGCGTCAAGCAGTTGCCAGGTCAATTGCTGAACAAAAACGCACAGAGCAGCAATACAACAAAAACCAAACAGAAGCTAACAACTGGCAGAAAAGAGCTCAGCTGGCTCTCAGCAAAGGGGATGAAAACCTGGCTCGTGAGGCTCTGGTGCGTAAGAAGACCAATTCTGATACTGCTGCTACCCTGAAAACTCAGTTGGATCAGCAAACTAATCAGGTCAATACTCTTAAGCGTAATCTGGTGGCTCTCGAAGGCAAAATTTCCGAAGCCAAAACCAAAAAGAATATGCTCAAAGCACGAGCTCAGGCGGCTAAGGCGAATGAAAAGTTACAACAAACCATGGGGTCTATTAATACTAGTGGCTCCCTAGCCGCCTTTGAGCGTATGGAACAGAAAGTCTTGGAAATGGAGGCTCGTTCTGAAGCTGCCCATGAGCTGGGTGGTGCTGACTTGGAAAGTCAATTTAGACTCTTGGAAGGCAATGATGTTGATGATGAGTTGGCCACGATGAAAGCTCAGTTGGCTGGTGGTTCTGTATCTCAAGAAGCTTTACCAGCTTCAGAGGAGAAAAAATCGACTTCCTCAGATTCACCCGTTGACAAAGAGTTGGAAGACCTTCGCAAACAAATTGATAATCTTTAA
- a CDS encoding carotenoid oxygenase family protein, protein MENVLINKQANRVSNPGVSYSQEDWARGYESQRHEEDYWIDQVEGEIPKELRGTWLRNGPGLLDINGYRVHHPFDGDGMICAIAFDHGRAHFRNRFVRTEGFLAEQKAGKPVYRGVFGTQKPGGWLANLFDVQLKNIANTNVIYWGGKLLALWEAAKPHSLDPHTLETLGEDNLDGVLLGGESFAAHPWIDPSCKLDGGQPCLVNFAIQPGLSSKITIYELNLTGKLLRRQSYSVPGFAFIHDFAITPNYCIFFQNPVTYNPFPFLLGYRGAGECVAYQPEQPTRIIVIPRKQKTEEVKILETQSGFIFHHANAFEEDGKIYVDSICYESLSAVDVGSDFREVDFDAIAPGQLWRFTLNLTEKTVASKLLEERCCEFPTIHPNCVGHPYRYLFIGAADRPTGNAPLQGILKIDMETKTQQFWSAAPKGFVNEPMFVPRPNAEREDDGWVLTLVYDASHHRSDLVILDGRDLTSGPVARLHLKHHIPYGLHGSWSGELLGVGLNQVEG, encoded by the coding sequence ATGGAAAATGTGTTAATCAACAAACAAGCCAATAGGGTTTCTAATCCTGGTGTGTCCTATAGCCAGGAAGATTGGGCAAGAGGTTATGAGTCCCAACGCCATGAAGAGGATTATTGGATTGATCAAGTAGAAGGGGAAATCCCTAAGGAATTGCGGGGGACTTGGTTACGCAATGGTCCTGGTTTGCTGGATATTAATGGTTACCGGGTGCATCATCCATTTGATGGGGATGGGATGATTTGTGCGATCGCATTTGATCACGGTCGAGCTCATTTTCGCAATCGGTTTGTACGCACAGAGGGCTTCTTAGCGGAACAGAAAGCGGGGAAACCGGTATATCGAGGAGTGTTTGGCACTCAGAAGCCTGGGGGTTGGTTAGCGAATCTATTTGATGTCCAACTTAAAAATATTGCGAATACCAATGTGATCTACTGGGGTGGAAAACTCTTAGCCTTATGGGAAGCCGCTAAACCTCACAGTCTAGACCCCCATACCCTTGAAACCTTGGGTGAAGATAACTTGGATGGAGTGTTATTAGGGGGTGAATCCTTTGCTGCTCATCCTTGGATTGACCCTAGTTGTAAGCTTGATGGTGGTCAACCCTGTCTGGTGAATTTCGCGATTCAGCCAGGTCTGTCTAGCAAAATTACCATTTACGAATTGAACCTGACCGGTAAACTATTACGACGTCAGAGTTATAGTGTTCCTGGTTTTGCCTTTATCCACGATTTTGCGATTACCCCAAATTACTGTATTTTCTTCCAAAATCCTGTTACTTATAATCCCTTTCCGTTCCTGTTGGGATACCGAGGAGCTGGTGAGTGTGTGGCATATCAACCTGAGCAACCGACCCGGATTATAGTTATTCCTCGTAAACAGAAGACAGAGGAAGTCAAAATCCTAGAAACCCAATCGGGCTTTATTTTCCATCACGCTAATGCTTTTGAGGAAGATGGCAAGATTTATGTCGATTCTATTTGCTACGAGTCATTATCAGCAGTAGACGTAGGTAGTGATTTCCGGGAGGTTGATTTTGATGCGATCGCACCAGGGCAACTCTGGCGCTTTACTTTGAACTTAACGGAGAAAACCGTAGCGAGTAAGTTATTAGAAGAGCGCTGTTGCGAGTTTCCTACTATTCACCCTAATTGTGTCGGACATCCCTATCGCTACTTATTTATCGGAGCTGCTGATCGTCCCACCGGTAATGCGCCATTACAAGGGATTCTAAAAATAGATATGGAAACAAAGACACAACAATTCTGGAGTGCTGCGCCAAAGGGTTTTGTAAATGAACCAATGTTTGTGCCACGACCCAATGCTGAACGAGAAGATGATGGTTGGGTATTGACCTTAGTATATGATGCTAGTCATCACCGGTCGGATCTAGTAATATTAGATGGTCGTGATTTAACTAGTGGACCGGTAGCACGACTGCACTTGAAGCATCATATCCCTTACGGTTTACATGGTAGCTGGAGTGGTGAGTTGTTGGGAGTTGGGTTGAATCAGGTTGAAGGTTGA